In Cutaneotrichosporon cavernicola HIS019 DNA, chromosome: 1, one DNA window encodes the following:
- the SIW14 gene encoding uncharacterized protein (Tyrosine phosphatase family): MDYDPPPGAVPPFLAKIRARVQPPTPPLVALEGPNTLYIPPPPPDVEEDVVPPENFAAVTQGVYRSGFPKKRNFQFLETLQLKTVLTLVLEDYPEANLQWCQDQDIQFMQFGIPGNKEPFDNIPEDVICSALVAILDRRNHPLLIHCNKGKHRTGCLIGCIRRLQSWSMTSIFDEYRRFSAPKSRAVDQQFIDLFDLGPVWEEVMSQAGGGLANLPAWRMLTLPLRLAAKRSEVEREKEERDERERRRREAVAVAGAVALIETLPLVDIGMEVVAR, encoded by the exons ATGGACTACGACCCGCCACCAGGCGCTGTCCCGCCTttcctcgccaagatcCGGGCACGAGTACAACCGCCCACTCCACCACTGGTTGCGCTGGAAGGTCCAAACACGCTGTATatcccgccgccgccgcctgaTGTCGAAGAGGACGTTGTGCCGCCAGAGAACTTTGCCGCGGTCACACAAGGGGTTTACCGCTCTGGGTTTCCGAAGAAACGGAATTTCCAGTTCCTCGAGACGCTGCAGCTTAAGACGGTTCT TACTTTAGTCCTAGAGGATTACCCCGAGGCGAATCTCCAATGGTGCCAGGATCAAGATATCCAGTTTATG CAATTCGGCATCCCAGGTAACAAAGAGCCATTCGACAACATCCCCGAGGACGTAATCTGTTCCGCCCTCGTGGCCATCCTCGATAGGCGTAACCACCCCCTCTTGATCCACTGCAATAAGGGCAAGCACCGCACCGGATGCCTTATCGGCTGTATCCGCCGCCTGCAGAGTTGGAGCATGACCTCGATCTTTGACGAGTACCGCCGCTTCAGTGCGCCCAAGAGCCGCGCAGTCGACCAGCAGTTCATCGACCTCTTTGATCTCGGCCCggtgtgggaggaggtCATGAGCCAAGCTGGAGGGGGACTAGCAAACCTGCCTGCGTGGCGCATGCTCACGCTCCCGCTGAGATTGGCGGCCAAGCGcagcgaggtcgagagggagaaggaggagagggatgagagggagagacgccgccgcgaggcgGTCGCAGTTGCAGGGGCGGTGGCGTTAATTGAGACGCTGCCATTAGTGGATATCGGAatggaggtggtggcgaggtaG
- a CDS encoding uncharacterized protein (NAD(P)H-binding): MHLVIFGGGGKVARHVARLRGSNQVTSVVRNDTHIDDLRALGATPAVLSLEASSAEDIRYLLAERYADAVLFAAGAGGKEGIERTRKVDYEGALKVFEGCKLAGVKRFIMISAVDVRDRSKPAPGHYTAESHSMSKRMWGAIGTYMQAKYDADKALHATELEYTILRPGGLTDEPAGGAEVGVTQLKTTSRELVAKACWDVLAQPGSAGLTLDIMDGDGDLSAEIAKCVENRTDAWTG; this comes from the exons TCGCCCGTCTCCGCGGCTCAAACCAAGTCACCTCGGTTGTGCGCAACGACACGCA CAtcgacgacctgcgcgCGCTCGGAGCGACTCCAGCCGTTCTGTCCCTCGAAGCGAGCAGTGCTGAAGACATACGCTATCTACTTGCGGAGCGGTATGCGGACGCCGTTCTCTTCGCTGCCGGCGCGGGCGGAAAGGAAGGCATTGAGCGTACCCGTAAAGTCGACTATGAAGGCGCATTAAAGGTATTCGAAGGGTGCAAGCTTGCCGGTGTGAAGCGCTTCATCATGATTTCGGCCGTCGACGTACGTGACAGATCCAAGCCGGCGCCGGGGCACTATACTGCCGAGAGTCACAGTATGAGCAAGCGAATGTGGGGGGCGATTGGGACGT ACATGCAGGCAAAgtacgacgccgacaaggcGTTACATgccaccgagctcgagtaTACCATCCTCCGGCCCGGTGGACTGACGGACGAGCCGGCGGGcggtgccgaggtcggcgtgACCCAGCTcaagacgacgagccgcgAGCTGGTCGCCAAGGCGTGCTGGGACGTTTTAGCGCAGCCGGGGAGTGCCGGGCTCACCCTGGACATTATGGATGGTGATGGCGATCTCAGTGCTGAGATTGCCAAGTGTGTAGAGAATCGCACGGATGCGTGGACTGGCTAG
- a CDS encoding uncharacterized protein (Minimal binding motif of Hap4 for binding to Hap2/3/5) has translation MPGKDTSSSSGKIFAKPSKEWVLPERAKPGRKASTQEPESKRQSQNRMSQRAHRARRTDYIQTLEERLRQYEANEIHSNVRLQEVARALKADNDKLRSEVSALGSAIAAARKEREGWSAERRALNDTMRALRTQLNAARRSSSTGPSPRLDDRLEFELAALARSPALTPALSPLAATPRHAATPPFVSRPVTQQPDSLMCPICPDPDPDCPCQRPPSPVTTLPAPEPIPLQTLDSQLARTQRGTDLTLLQATTTLVASANCGMCDMSSLDCVCNEPEIEDIKPVIPRSPSPPPDTLAIMDMDCGLCTSSSFCACRAGLALVNDTVASAPATVPAPLVQIAAPAVPLRLRARAAAKQSVWKLDNVPAGQSRAEAVCTGDPSNCDACRNDRFGQEFCGHLFGVNDADNDNDKDKGDQKKGCAGCTKGKCGGDKGPLTARSMSISSLMDGPVPSPSTSAPATPGPVGDAPLVLTCCGAPELCGHAAGCDDSMPVEEETKPTPDETIRPDQAWKQLKAHPNAQFTPLAVLADVVARRTRCDGPRVELSPPPDERGLADARATLASHASKRRLAVETSAVRDALKYLDTHPHSAPGSPMSPAAKRRRML, from the coding sequence ATGCCTGGGAAAGATACATCGTCTTCCTCGGGCAAGATCTTTGCCAAACCCAGTAAAGAATGGGTGCTTCCAGAGCGCGCAAAGCCCGGCCGAAAGGCATCTACCCAAGAGCCAGAGAGTAAGCGGCAGAGTCAGAACCGCATGAGTCAGCGTGCAcaccgcgcccgccgcacAGACTACATACAGACTCTTGAGGAGCGGCTACGACAGTACGAGGCCAACGAAATCCACTCAAACGTACGCCTGCAagaggtcgcgcgcgctctcaaggccgacaatGACAAGCTCAGGAGCGAGGTGAGTGCGCTCGGCTCGGCAATTGCCGCTGCCCGCAAGGAACGCGAAGGGTGGTCTGCCGAACGCCGCGCACTCAACGACACTATGCGGGCGCTGCGAACGCAGCTCAATGCCGCGCGTAGGTCCAGTTCCACGGGCCCGTCGccccgcctcgacgaccgccTCGAGTTCGAACTCGCAGCactggcgcgctcgcccgcaCTTACTCCCGCGCTCTCACCATTGGCTGCCACCCCGCGACATGCGGCAACTCCACCCTTCGTCAGCCGCCCGGTCACTCAGCAACCCGACTCCCTTATGTGCCCCATCTGCCCCGATCCGGACCCAGACTGTCCATGCCAGCGCCCGCCATCGCCGGTAACAACGCTGCCTGCTCCTGAACCAATCCCCCTCCAGACTCTTGATTCCCAGTTGGCCCGCACCCAGCGCGGTACAGATCTCACCCTTCTCCAAGCAACTACAACGCTTGTCGCATCGGCCAACTGCGGGATGTGCGACATGTCCTCATTGGATTGCGTCTGCAACGAACCCGAAATCGAGGACATCAAACCCGTTATTCcccgctcgccctcgcccccgCCCGACACGCTCGCGATCATGGACATGGACTGCGGGCTATGCACAAGCAGCTCGTTCTGTGCGTGTCGGGCCGGATTGGCCTTGGTTAACGACACTGTCGCATCCGCACCCGCTACCGTTCCCGCGCCTCTGGTACAAATTGCAGCGCCGGCCGTGCCACTGCGTCTCCGCGCCCGGGCCGCTGCCAAGCAGAGCGTGTGGAAGCTCGACAACGTGCCAGCTGGCCAGAGCCGCGCTGAGGCAGTGTGTACCGGCGATCCGAGTAACTGCGATGCATGCAGGAACGACAGGTTTGGCCAGGAGTTCTGCGGACATCTGTTCGGCGTGAACGACGCGGACAATGACAAtgacaaggacaagggcgaCCAGAAGAAGGGATGCGCTGGATGCACGAAAGGCAAGTGCGGCGGTGACAAAGGCCCCTTAACTGCGCGAAGCATGAGCATATCGTCGCTCATGGATGGTCCCGTCCCGTCGCCCAGCACAagcgcgccggcgacgccaGGTCCTGTCGGCGACGCACCGCTGGTGCTCACATGCTGTGGCGCGCCCGAGCTGTGTGGCCACGCGGCGGGATGCGACGACTCGATGccagtcgaggaggagaccaAGCCGACGCCGGACGAGACGATACGGCCCGACCAGGCGTGGaagcagctcaaggcgcACCCGAACGCGCAGTTTACGCCGCTCGCGGTGCTTGCGGACGTTGTAGCACGGCGAACAAGGTGCGACGGGccgcgcgtcgagctgtcTCCTCCCCCAGATGAGCGGGGTTTGGCGGATGCCCGCGCGACTCTGGCAAGCCACGCTAGCAAGCGCCGCTTGGCTGTCGAGACGAGTGCTgtccgcgacgcgctcaaaTACCTCGACACGCACCCGCACAGTGCGCCAGGATCCCCAATGAGCCCCGCGGCCAAGCGCCGGCGGATGCTGTAA
- a CDS encoding uncharacterized protein (Protein of unknown function (DUF3074)), with protein MGRDIVFDLKPLTFDDIPDVSSAPEDFSAFLDAYFDAGERLADSMDEWSDSGMRENGTVQLRSINTGYGQAKLRKSIGVSEYWCGRISSYDAESLKPYAPTAETPSTLNLNPLNPLNLVRSISRRLSADNRRSMDLDEVARQARVMSQHPRGIYEHFRRGLLEYHSENERDYIESCRETQCLAVLIPHVAEVWRLTYVTPPPTSPRTFVVLLLSRELQVAPHGQRRFMNISLPFKHPDCPEKQGPEKARVRGKYVSVERVCETEGGKRTEWRMATSSDAGGSIPRFVTNSALPKSIAEDVPSFLRWMMKRYTADEEAENKDKANATINT; from the exons ATGGGCCGCGACATCGTCTTCGACCTCAAGCCGCTGACTTTTGAT GACATTCCCGATGTTAGCTCGGCTCCCGAGGACTTTTCCGCCTTCCTCGATGCCTACTTTGACGCTGGCGAGCGGCTTGCCGACTCTATGGA TGAATGGTCCGATAGCGGGATGAGGGAGAACGGGACAGTCCAGCTCCGCAGCATCAACACCGGATACGGGCAAGCCAAA CTGCGCAAATCCATCGGCGTAAGCGAGTACTGGTGTGGTCGCATATCGTCCTACGACGCAGAGAGTTTGAAGCCATACGCGCCAACGGCCGAAACGCCGTCTActctcaacctcaacccccTCAACCCACTCAACCTCGTCCGGTCCATCAGTCGGCGGCTGAGTGCGGATAATCGCCGGTCAATGGATCTGGATGAGGTGGCCCGCCAGGCGCGCGTCATGTCCCAGCACCCGAGGGGCATCTATGAGCATTTCCGACGCGGACTGCTCGAGTATCACTCGGAGAACGAACGCGA TTACATCGAGTCGTGTCGCGAAACCCAGTGCCTCGCTGTGCTTATTCCGCATGTCGCAGAGGTGTGGCGGCTCACTTATGTCACGCCGCCTCCTACGAGTCCGCGGACATTTGTCGTGCTTCTCCTCTCGCGCGAACTGCAGGTCGCGCCACATGGCCAGCGACGTTTTATGAATA TCTCCCTGCCATTCAAGCATCCCGACTGTCCCGAGAAACAGGGGCCGGAAAAAGCTCGCGTGCGTGGAAAATACGTCTCCGTAGAGCGTGTGTGCGAGACCGAAGGCGGAAAACGTACAGAATGGCGTATGGCTACCTCGTCCGATGCCGGCGGCAGTATTCCGCGCTTCGTTACAAACTCGGCCCTGCCAAAGAGTATCGCAGAGGACGTGCCGTCCTTCCTGCGCTGGATGATGAAGCGGTACACGGCCGACGAAGAGGCTGAGAACAAGGACAAGGCCAATGCCACCATCAACACATAG